The Hypanus sabinus isolate sHypSab1 chromosome X1, sHypSab1.hap1, whole genome shotgun sequence genome window below encodes:
- the LOC132384786 gene encoding citrate synthase, mitochondrial, producing the protein MSLLAANRGAAMLLRSAKNSACIVVASRSKSSSTNLKDVLADLIPKEQSRIKAFKQQHGKTIIGQISIDMVYGGMRGMKGLVYETSVLDPEEGIRFRGYSIPECQKLLPKVPGGEEPLPEGLFWLLVTGEIPTEEQVTWVSREWARRAALPSHVVTMLDNFPNNLHPMSQLSATITALNSESSFARAYSEGISKTKYWEFIYEDSMDLIAKLPCVAAKIYRNLYREGSSIGAIDSDLDWSHNFTNMLGYTQPEFTELMRLYLTIHSDHEGGNVSAHTSHLVGSALSDPYLCFGAAMNGLAGPLHGLANQEVLMWLTNLQNELGGEVSDEKLREFIWNTLNSGRVVPGYGHAVLRKTDPRYTCQREFALKHLPNDPMFKLVAQLYKIVPGVLLDQGKAKNPWPNVDAHSGVLLQYYGMKEMNYYTVLFGVSRALGVLSQLIWSRALGFPLERPKSMSTDGLIQLVKSKLG; encoded by the exons AATTCAGCGTGCATTGTAGTTGCCTCGCGGAGTAAAAGTTCTTCAACG AATTTGAAGGATGTTCTTGCTGACCTTATCCCCAAGGAACAGTCCAGGATCAAGGCATTCAAACAGCAGCATGGTAAAACGATCATTGGACAGATCAGTATTGACATG GTGTACGGTGGCATGAGAGGAATGAAGGGCTTGGTGTATGAGACGTCAGTGCTGGATCCGGAGGAG GGCATCCGTTTCCGTGGCTATAGCATCCCAGAGTGCCAGAAGCTTCTGCCCAAAGTCCCCGGAGGAGAAGAGCCCCTTCCTGAAGGCCTGTTCTGGTTGCTCGTGACTGGAGAAATCCCCACAGAGGAACAG gTCACCTGGGTGTCCCGGGAATGGGCACGGAGAGCGGCCCTGCCCTCCCATGTGGTCACCATGCTGGACAACTTTCCCAACAACCTGCACCCTATGTCACAGCTGAGTGCCACCATCACAGCCCTCAACAGTGAAAGCAGCTTCGCCCGCGCATACTCTGAgggcatcagcaagaccaagtatTGGGAG TTTATCTATGAGGACTCGATGGACCTCATTGCCAAGCTGCCCTGCGTGGCGGCAAAGATCTACAGGAACCTGTACCGAGAAGGCAGCAGTATTGGGGCCATTGACTCTGACCTGGACTGGTCACACAACTTCACTAACATGCTGGGTTACACTCAACCTGAGTTCACTGAGCTGATGAGACTCTACCTCACAATCCACAG TGACCACGAGGGCGGAAATGTGAGTGCACACACAAGCCACCTGGTGGGGAGCGCCCTCTCTGACCCTTACTTGTGTTTTGGGGCTGCCATGAATGGACTGGCAGGCCCTCTTCATGGACTTGCCAATCAG GAGGTGCTGATGTGGCTGACCAACTTGCAGAATGAGCTGGGTGGTGAGGTGTCTGACGAGAAGCTGAGGGAATTCATCTGGAACACCCTCAACTCTGGCAGG GTGGTACCAGGATATGGCCATGCCGTGCTGAGGAAAACCGACCCTCGCTACACCTGCCAGAGGGAGTTTGCCCTCAAGCACCTCCCCAATGATCCCATGTTCAAACTGGTGGCTCAGCTCTACAAGATTGTGCCAGGGGTCCTCCTGGATCAGGGCAAGGCCAAGAACCCCTGGCCCAACGTGGATGCCCACAGTGGTGTTTTGCTTCAG TATTATGGAATGAAGGAGATGAACTACTACACTGTGCTGTTTGGGGTATCTCGAGCCCTTGGCGTGCTCTCCCAGCTAATTTGGAGCCGCGCCCTGGGCTTCCCGCTGGAGCGTCCCAAATCCATGAGCACAGACGGCCTGATCCAGCTGGTCAAGAGCAAGTTGGGGTAA